The Mucilaginibacter rubeus genomic interval GTCGCGTTGCATTACCGGTTCTTTAGTTTCCTGAGGAGGTAAACCGGTGCGCACGTTAATAACCTGGTTGGGGGCTACAGAATCAGAACTTAGTTTATTAAGTGCTTTAATATCATCTACAGAAGTATTAAAACGTTTAGCGATAGAATATAAGGTCTCGCCTGCTGATACTTTGTATTGCTGTACATTAAGCATGCTTACTTTTTTAACAGTATCAGCAACTGCCTGTTGCGTTTTGGCTACTGCAGTTTGTACTACAGGGGCAGGTGAACTTACCTGTTGCTGAACCTGTGGTTTGCTTTGCTGAACCGGAGCTTGTGTAACAGGCTTATTTTGCTGTTGTTGCGCAGGCGGCGGAGTAGTTGTCGCTACCTGTTTTGCGGGTTGGGCAGCAGACGCAGACTCGCCAGAAAAAGGCAACTCAGTAGGAACTTTTATTGTACCTCCGATTTTAAGCGGTGCATTATTATTAAATTGTATAATGGCTTTAGGGCTAACGTTGTAACGGCGGCCTATTGAGTAGTAGTTATCTTTGGGATCGAGCTTATGAACAATTACCTTTTTACCGTTAAGGTTTTCAACACCAACTGAGTCGGCAAGCGGGTTAGCAAAAATTGATATGGAGAATGTGAGTAAAGGAGTGACCAATAATAAAATCTTAAATTTCATGATAATTTATAAATACAGTAAATTACAATTTCAACACTATTAAGCCCGATCTGTTTTTTAAATAGATAAGCTGATTATTATGTAGTACAAACGCCTCGGGTTGCATTTTTTGTATAGCGTTGTGTAACAAATCATGATACAAAAGGGTACCCTCCTCGTTATATACAAACAAGTGCTGTTCAAGATGCTCCTGCAAAAGCGTGTGCAAAGATACAATTCTGAAACTATTGTAGCCGATATAATGAACCGCATTTGCATGTACGCTAAGCGGTAAATATAAATTATTTACTTCCGCGGCAGGCAACAGTTGGGGGCTCACGATCTTATTATCCTGAGGTTGATCGATAACCGGTTCATACCCTCTTAAAGTAGCCCCCGTTTTTACATCAATTAACAATAACTTCCGGGGTTGTAACTGGGCGTTATAAACCACAGGACCATTGGCCGACAGATGATCAAAGGCTAAAGTAAAATTGCTCCACAATTCTTTGCCAGATACAGCTTCAATAGCGGTGATACCCTTATGTATCGGCCCTGTTGCCGACTGGTAATTATGCAGCAGCAAAACACCATCATAAGCGGCCTCAATACCGGTAAGCCAGCGTTCGGGTGTGGTAAAACCTTCAAAATAAACACCGCCGTGTTGCAGGCTCAAGGCCGAAAAACTAACCTGTTTATTGACATGGTCCCTTATTTCGAGGAACAGCGTTTGGCTGATCTCGTCAATTTCCATACGCCAAACCGGGGCCTGGTAAGTTTTGCTGATGAAGGGTAAAAGCGAAGTCATAAAGTTGCAAATATGCTCATTAAAATCAAAACTGTTTACCTTTGCCAAACATTGCCGGCAGCGGCATGTTACACTTAAAAACATCACTATTATTTATGGACGCAAAAGAAATAAGCCTCGAAGAAGTTAAAGTAAAACCGGTAGTTGACCACCTGAACGATCTGTTGGCAAACTATCATATCCATTATCAAAAACTGCGCGGCTGCCACTGGAACGTTAAAGGCACAAGCTTTTTTACCCTGCACCTGAAATTTGAAGAACTGTACACTGCGGCATTGGTCACCATCGACGAGCTTGCCGAAAGGATCCTGAGCCTTGGCAAACCTCCTATCAGCACCTTTAAAGATTATATCGAAACATCAATCATCAAAGAGATCCAGACTATTGGCTTGAAAGATACCCTGATGGTTAAAGCTATTATTGATGACCTGGCCTCATTAATTAAAATGGAACGTGAAATACTGAATATCACCGCAGAAGCTGGTGACGACGGCACCAATGATATGATTAACCGTTTCATGCAGTTTAACGAAAAAAATACCTGGATGCTGCGTTCATTCGTAAACGAAGACTAATCCACGAATAATCATACCGTAAAAAAGCCGTACCGTATTAATCCCGGTACGGCTTTTTTTGCAAAACGGGGTTTACAGCAGCCTGCATATTTAGTATATTTGCACTGTACAAACTGCCACTGTTTTGATGGTGAATATGTTCTGTTATTTTCCTATGGTGTAATGGTATCACGTCAGATTCTGGCTCTGAAGATTGAGGTTCGAGCCCTTGTAGGAAAACTAATAACTCAAGCCCTTAGCAATACAGCTAAGGGCTTTTTTCATGCGCATACACGCATTTTTGAGGATTTATGAAAAAAAATGCAAATTTCGGATTCATCCTAAGTCGTTAAGTTTTGCTATCTTTTTTTCGAGCTTATCGATCACATCGACCTTAGCCGTAAAACCACCGATATTTATATAGCTACTGATTGGTCTATTATCGACCAGGTTCAGGTTGGGGTATTGAGTTTGTTAAAAGAAAAAAGTAATCTATAACTGCTCAAGTTTCAGAATAAGTTTTTCAGTCGTTTTGACAACAAATGCCTACTATCCTGACCGAATCGTTTACTTTATTATAACCAAACGGTTCAATAAGTTCGCCAAAGCTGGAGTTAAAGAAAGAAGACGAGATTGGTGT includes:
- a CDS encoding LysM peptidoglycan-binding domain-containing protein, coding for MKFKILLLVTPLLTFSISIFANPLADSVGVENLNGKKVIVHKLDPKDNYYSIGRRYNVSPKAIIQFNNNAPLKIGGTIKVPTELPFSGESASAAQPAKQVATTTPPPAQQQQNKPVTQAPVQQSKPQVQQQVSSPAPVVQTAVAKTQQAVADTVKKVSMLNVQQYKVSAGETLYSIAKRFNTSVDDIKALNKLSSDSVAPNQVINVRTGLPPQETKEPVMQRDSTTVVAQQDTTGGDHGKANRFGLYEKIEKGVATWMDDAGLDPKKELVLHRTAPIGTIIKITNPMNNHTTFAKVVGRFTDNETNKNVLIIMTKNTADALGALDKRFQVNISYGSPNE
- a CDS encoding DUF4905 domain-containing protein; translated protein: MTSLLPFISKTYQAPVWRMEIDEISQTLFLEIRDHVNKQVSFSALSLQHGGVYFEGFTTPERWLTGIEAAYDGVLLLHNYQSATGPIHKGITAIEAVSGKELWSNFTLAFDHLSANGPVVYNAQLQPRKLLLIDVKTGATLRGYEPVIDQPQDNKIVSPQLLPAAEVNNLYLPLSVHANAVHYIGYNSFRIVSLHTLLQEHLEQHLFVYNEEGTLLYHDLLHNAIQKMQPEAFVLHNNQLIYLKNRSGLIVLKL
- a CDS encoding STAS-like domain-containing protein — encoded protein: MSFTGSTPISSSFFNSSFGELIEPFGYNKVNDSVRIVGICCQND
- a CDS encoding Dps family protein translates to MDAKEISLEEVKVKPVVDHLNDLLANYHIHYQKLRGCHWNVKGTSFFTLHLKFEELYTAALVTIDELAERILSLGKPPISTFKDYIETSIIKEIQTIGLKDTLMVKAIIDDLASLIKMEREILNITAEAGDDGTNDMINRFMQFNEKNTWMLRSFVNED